Part of the Pelmatolapia mariae isolate MD_Pm_ZW linkage group LG3_W, Pm_UMD_F_2, whole genome shotgun sequence genome is shown below.
ACTTCAGTGTCCATGACATTATGATACCAATGATAGCCTGTAGAGACCAGACTGATAAAGCTGCTGATATCATGGAGGAAGGtagatgtgtgatgtgtggacgGGAAACAAGGCCGACACTGGAGGTGGATGCTAGCTGTTCTTCCATGGTGCAGATAGAAATGGAGTAGGGGAAACTTTGAAGGTGGAGCATGTGAACAGTGTTGTGGAGGGTCAGACAGGATCATATAGCAAGCGCTCCCCGCGGGACGAGTGGTGATTGAAGCAGACCTCTGACATCCAGGTGCAGGGAACAGAGGTGACGCGAGGTGTTGGATGGGCTTGGTGTTGCAGAGAGAAATGCAGAAGGACAGAGGGTGGATTTATGGAAATGACTGTGACGGACATGTTTGTAAGAGGGAGGAACAGGGTGGAGGTGATGTAGGAGGAAGGTGCACACAGGTGGGCTACATCTAATGCAAAAAAAGGAGTGTGAAAACTAGGAGACTGTAAGGTGGTGTCAGGGGAGGATGTATATCTGTGCAGCATTGGAAGGTCGTCTGTAGgatgaagaagaggaagtgAGTGAAGGTTGATAGCTCGGTGGTAGCTACAGCAAAGACGACGGCTTACAGTGACCTTTATGGAGAACAGAGATTGTATTTGATTGGGTAGACAGAGATCACACTGGAAAGGAAGTGCAGCAGGTTGGAGCGGTCAAGGATGGAGATGGAAATGTGCTAACGAGCGAAGGGAGTGTGCTGAGAGAATGGAGCTAATGAacgaagagacagagagaggaggacagatggaGGATGGATCAGGAAGTTCAGAGGACGAGTAAGGAGGATGTGAGGGCAGccatgaagaggaggaggcagcTGGTCCTCATGACATACCTGTGCAGGTATGGAGGTGTCTGAGAGAGAGGGCAGTGGACTGTTTGACCTGATTATTTAACCTGTTCAGGAGTGAGGAGGTGTACTGGTACACAGAGGGATAAACTGATGGTACCATGAAGATTGTGGGAAACACAGCTGTTGTTGAAGCTACGCTAAGAAGACATGAGTCCTTCTGCATTTCTCTCTGTAACTCCAAACCCACCCAGCACCTCTGTTCCCTTCACATGTGCGACAGTAAAATGGAGccatcatcactgctgctggtGCTCCAACTGATGAGGTTTGTGTTGCAACATCATGAGACACAGGCAGCAGCTGACAAAGCAGCATTATGCTGAGCAGGAGATTacccttcaaaataaagcaggaagcaCAGTGGGACACAGGAGGAAATGCAGCCACACTCATCGATGTGTGAATCAGTGACTGGTCTGAGTGTCCTTCAGCCCCTCACAGTTTGATTTCTGATACAcaaagatacacacacacacacacacacacacactgaagcaTACAGCTTTAAAACACAAACCTGTATCGTTTCCAGCGCtgacctctgtgacctctgtgacctctgtgctgtggttgTTTTCTTGCTGCAGTTCTAGATGAACCCACAGGGTTGCAGCTGATAACACTCTGCTTCCTCTCAGTGTGTCATCAGTTTGACTCTTCTAAAGTTCACAGACAGCTGTTGAGAAATCGTTGTGTGTGCTCTCTCACTTTTACACTTTGAGTGTATTAAACTTTGGGTCAGGCTCGGCTGTCGGGGTCCGACCCGAACGCAGGACTCAGAAAGCCAGACATGAAACTCAAAAGCATAAAATTTTCATTGTTGGGCTCGACTACGAGAGCTTTGATGACTCCGAGTTTACAAAAATGCCACATTAAGCTTTTTGTGTCACTTGGATAAGATCTGTGCTCGCTCATGTTCCCGTggtttttcttcatctcatcaCTTCTGCTTTCCCACACTGTCacactctgacatcatcactctGATCATCAGACTCTGCTGGTCATTGTCTGATCGTCCTTCATCCCACACTTCACTCTCTTTCTCCTTTAAGACAACTCTCTTCTTATTGGCTGTCCCTCACAGACAGTCATTTAATCAGTGCATGGGCGGGTCATATTATTAAATATGTAAACGCAGCTTAGACACACTGCTGACCTTTGTATGTACACACAGCCCTCCTTCAGCCATCACATTATCCAGTGTCAGTGACCCCTGCCTCACTGACAACATGatttaaaacaaaccaaagttgtgattttattattattttaatatcatGTTTGATCCTCACAGCGCTGCGTGGCGAAAACTCACTGATGTAACTGATCTGGTTTCTACAGTAAGACGGGAGATCAGACCACCCAGAGGACCCCCACCACCCACCACCCACCACCCCACCCTGGATCCTTCTACCTCCGACTACATCATCTTATATCTGTGCATCAGCCAATAACACAAAACTGTCAGAATTTAAATTACGTCATACTCCAGACTATAAAAGGAGCATCTGTATTCATTAACCACAAGAAGTGAGCAGCAGGAAGAAGAACAGGCGTGTTCACAGAGAGTTCCTGTTCTCAGATCACACAGGAACTATTCAGACACTGTGTCAGGATGAAGGTGAACATCTTCTGCTGCCTGTTAGCCTGCACTCTGGGCTCTAACGTCACTGCAGGTGAGACTCTTTGAGCTTCTTCTGAGTCTTGGATGATTTAGAGCGTCGTAATTCTTCCTGATTTCTATCAGAGTTTAATTTTATGAAACTTTCGGGTCgaaacttgatttaaaaaagcaaaacattaaGGAAGTCTCCAGTTATTTACATGAGGATCCAATTCAAGTGTAATGTTACCGTGTGTCCACAGCATCCGAAGGTTTATGGATTtctgaaaaactttttttgcaGGTTTAACCCATGAAGTATTTAAGGAGGGGACACAGGTCACTCTGCGCTGTCCTCACTCTGTGGAGGGTAATGTGACGTGGAGCAGAGAGAGTGGAGGAAGCAGAGCTGACATACTTACAGCTGATGGAGACGGAACTATAAAACACATCAATGATCCACAGAAACGATACGATTCACAGGCTGACGGGTCTCTGATCATCCTCAGAGCTGCTCTCTCAGACTCTGGCAGATACGTCTGTAAAAATCAAACAGCTGTGGAGCTGACAGTGATCCCATCAGGTAACATCAAACATTTTAACAGTTGACCTGTTTCCTATTTAAAAATCATGCGTCTtccataaaaaaataataactgacTCAAACTAATTCAGTGATAATGAAAAGCTGCATTTCAGACGTGTTTTTAACTTTAGTTCCAGCTTTGTTTTGTCACATGTGCTTCCTGTAGATGAGTTTctatataaaataataactgTAATGTTCTTCATGTGTACACATCAAATACTGCAGTAACCAGTGAGCAGCTGTGAACAGctacataataataaaagtatTATCTCTGCTCTCTATAAACTCAAACCACAGTGTATCTGAACTTTAGCTGATCACACTGAAAAATGTTAGTTTGGGTTTTTGTGCAGTGATCAACtttatgttgatgatgtcattctGTCTTTGCTTTAACATGAAAAACCTAAAATCCCAGCAGAGATAACCGGGATCACCACCGTGGTTATCGAGTCAGAGCgcagacttcctgtttcaaGTGCCGGCTCACACAGCCTGTAGTAGCTGTGTGCTGCCTCCAGGGGGCAGTGCACAGCTTCTATCACAGATGAACTAAAAATCTAAAACACAACCAGCAGATGTTTCCATTTAAATTGTGACTAAGAAGCAAATTCTAAATCAGACAAGCTGGAAGTTTTTGATAGAGGAGAAATATCTTAATGATCTTCAGATGTGATGAGATTTTTACAAACTACAGCACAGAGATGCTGACTGTGGGCGAGTATCAGTCATTCCAGGACGTTCACAAAGCTCGAGCAGTTCTGGACATCTCCACAGACATCTTTACTGCTCTTAGATTGAACTTTGAAGAAGTAAATGTGACCTTCTGTCCAATAATAAAAGCTGTTACAAAAAGATACAGCTCCACCCACGAGGCTGTTTTTTCTATATGTTTTTAGTTTTCTATGACTCTTaggttttattctatttattattattagtgctGTCCTGGGAAACAAATGtccttttttcatgttttcaacaTGTTAATGACAACAAAGGACTCAGTCAgccagtctgtctgtctgtctgtttattTGTAACTCACCGACACATCTGTGTTTCAAACTGGGCTGTCCACACAGCGCCCAGGCTCTGTGTCATAACTGGTTATAAATACTTTGTGGGGATGAATCAGTAAACTCATAAAGGTCAACCTTCAACACGTTTCCATGACAGCATCAGTCAGACAGCATCCAATCATTGTTTACAAATCACAAAATATTATGTAAAAttcttcagttcagttttttacttttagttttagattttgtgttttttttatgtggagTTTGTTTTTAACCAACTCGTATATTTAAAGTTCAACTGTTGATTTTTAAGCTGTTAATTTCTATGTatctatattttcttttttctgtactCAAGAGAATAAGACAACAACAAATACTACAACAACACCATCAATTACtacaacaccaccaccaccaactaCTGCTACATCTCATAAAGCATCAGTAACACCTGCATCACCCACTGAGGCTCCATCAGGTATGATTGCATCGAAGAATCTAAGCAGTGCAGTTTAACAGATTTAACTGTATAACTGTAAACATGTTCATCTCTTCTGGCCTGTAGTATAAATGACAGAGTGAAGTCTGATGTgtttatatatgaaatattacaGAGAGTCCATGTATGTGATGCATGATCCATGTTCATCACTCTGACCTTGTCCAGCTTTTCCAGTGCAGACTTTCCTGATAGGAACtggtcttcttcttctctccatcctcatcctcatcacTGTCTACTTCATGTGGAGATGCAGGTCCAACAGACGAGGTGAGTAAAGAGAAACATGACCAGAATCTGTGGTTTACATGATTTATTCATTGGTTTACACACGTTAGTCGCATCATTCTCACATATCTGCTGTGGTCTAGTTTAGCTTCCTTCACTCGGTTCTTTTGAAACATCTGTTAGTGGCTGTgagctgctgtctgtctgtcagctcAGCTCAAAGGTCATGCTAACACATTAGCCACCTGAGCTAATGCAGTTCAGTCAGCTGTGCTCTAAACTTCATTTACAGGATGTTTTACTACTGTGTGTTAACCCCTGTACACAGGTTCCATTCAGTGAGTGAAGATGtgaataaagtaataaaataaaataaattagcGTCTGCTGTTAGCAGCTTAGCTAACAATAAAGCTAACACAAGTTCAAAGGTTACAGTTTCTTttcggaaggtcgccggttcgatccccgggctctctgtcctggtccttgtgtccttgggcaagacacttcacctaccgcctactggtgatggccagaggggctgatggcgcgatatggcagcctcgcttctgtcagtctcaGGGCAGcagtggctacaactgtagctgcctccaccagtgtgtgaatgaatagtggaactgaaaagcgctatataaatgcaatccattattattattattaattttacatTCTGTGGACTTTGTTCTGGTGCAAACACCAAAGACCAGCCTGTGTTCTTCGAGGTGAGAGCAGGTTGGTCACTGTAAGTATTTCAGGTGAAAGGACAGTCATCAGTATTTCCTAAACTCTGTGCTGACTCGGTTTAACAGTAAAAGCTTCATAAGCAGCCACAGTCCAGTTTAGcttcactttcattttcacagcTTGACTTCATCACAAACTTTAAAGGAGGAACTGACTCTGATGTGTCTGCAGGGGATGACAAACAGCTCCACGTCTATGATGAGATaccagctgcagcagaactTCATCTTATAAATGGTGAGACGTGAGAGTGAAGCAGCTGCGACTGAGGCTGATCTACACACTCATCATCGTAGCTGCTTGTAGTATTGAGCTGATAGTTAATCCAGTGTTTGTTCTCAGGAGCTCGACTACGACCTGCACACTGCCTGATGGAGCAGCCAGGTAAATGATTTCCCCTCCTTTTGTTTCCATCATTAGATGTTTTGTAGATaatattttaaactgaaaactgCACTGAAATCTTGTAAAGCTGATCGTAGctgttttttatattattatttttactctgTCGTTGTCTTTTAGTTCATTCTGTAATTAAGCTGATAGAAGTTGGGAAGTTTGggttggctgtagctcaggaggcagagcaggaggtcggtggtttgatccctcAAAGTGCTGTATAAGAATCAGTACATTTGGATAACTTTACCAATTCTGAGGCTCATCAGCAGTAAAACAGGAGAGTGATGTGtgtcaaataaaaatgatgtgAACTCTTACTGAGACTGAGACACGACCAGTAACACCTGTGCTGCCATCACTATTTACAGTCCCATGTAAATGAGAGGCTCTGGTGATAAATTTAAATGTTGTATTAATTCAGTATATTTCATTTCCTCCTGCAGATTCTCCATATTCTGTGATTGGTGCCACGTTTAGTGATGGAAATAAAAAAGGTAATTTTAATGATCAGCACCTCATTTTACATAAACTCACTGTGAACACACCAAACCTGCACAGGTGTGTTTGTTACACATACAGCCCACTCAGACTGATAATGTTTATGATCCACAGGTTCTTCACAGCCCGTCGACAACACGTATTTCTTACTGGAGAAACCCAAAGCATCAAGAAGCAGGCCAGACCAGTTTAGTTTCACCTGAATGCTCGGCTGTCAGGAACAATCTcactcagcacagatgtttatGGGAACACAGTGTTTAACATATGTATaaggatgggtatcgtttaggttttatccaataccggtgccaaaccggtacttttgaaacggtgccggtgcttaaacggtgctcaaaccggtgcttaaagaatggagaacacaaaattggtccaaaaacctctcatgtttagctgttttttttgtaaaaagataacaatgttagccttttctgcagctatagggcatatatggcatcactctatcaaacaagaagacagctgcatgtaactacgacggtgtttgctagttcaccttacatgtattagtttaataacgtggttagcctactcaacgtaaattacacatgaacaacattaagctactcacgcagagaagaacggctgctgctgccatcatcatcctcatcatttctgctacactggcagggctaggggccaggactctactcttcgggttcttgggggatgttgctaactccgggtccgataacaggcaccacacccgcagtagatgtgccggtgtgaggtcttgcagcaagctatcaaacacggcgcatttctcggcttttaaaaaaacgctatgcgttgccaggtgtttcatcagatttgaggtgttacctcctttgacagtatcacagtatcaccttaaagcacttgttgcaggctgttgagtttgcatcttttgctgtgaagtacagccagactttgaccgcttcaccttgggcatttttaatctgtagctctgctctaaaagaacgtacgtacctgggcccgcctactatcctcggaaacgtaaaatgattggctagaatccaaagtgtatgacatctcaagaaaataaagcactgaaatgtgcgctgcttttcggtctggttactaccgtttctGTCAGAACCATAATGGttccataatggcaccggatactggtacccatccctacataTGTAGAGTATTATTGTAAAACTGTAGCTGGTGAAATCGACCCAGGAGGctttgttagtgtgtgtgtctgtctttaaACACTTACACTAAAAAGCTTAAATAAACTCTGATCAAACTGTGCTGAGGTGCAGAGTTCATGGTCACATCCACTTATCCAGCTCAGGGTGgctggggtggggggtggagcCTATCGCAGCTTTCTGAGGACTCGTGGTAACGATCCTTTAAAATCTGTCCTCCATCCATCGACGTGTTCGAGGTTCATGATTCATCTGtggaaaattgacaaaaagctAAAAACCTAGATTCTTACAGTGTGCTGTAGATTTAAATACTgtgtttgacctttgacctttcctCCAAAGTCAGTagattgatctgaaggtcaaagtgataaaaatCCTTTATAGACATATTTATAAAGACAAAAGCTTGTAAGAGAACAAATGTTGGCCTGAGATAGTTTCTGAGTGCAGTTGATTCACGTTCCTGAATAAAACCTTTAACTTAAACTGTTTCACTTGGTATTAATGactaaacatttaaatgtcaGACGTCTGCTGTagtcacatttaaaacaatgatTATATTCAAATGTAAATCAAGTAAACTTGGAAAAAAGTAAATAGATTTGTGTTGACTGACTTTGTGTTTGActcatgtttgtgtgcagaCGAGTGCGCTGAGCTTCACAGACGTTAGCTTCAGCTGTTCACAAAAAGCACAGACGGCTCATCAGCTGCTCAGCTTCCTTCTTGTCTCACCGTCATCGGTCTGTTAATAACACATGAATGAACCATTCAAACACAGAAGCTTCTCGCTGTGTTCTTTGATTATATCACTCTGTGATTCAGGGCTTTCTGCTGCTCTCGTCTCTTCCAGCTCCTTCAGGTATTCCGTAGTATTCTTGGTGATTTCTAGTCTTTAGGTTTTGTTAATGTTCCTCACCTGTGTTTCATGTTACGTCCAGTTATCCTGGTTTCTATAtcggtgtgtttcctgttttactttgacagtcctgtgttaggttcagctgtgttgCGTGTTCCCTTGTTAGTATTTACTGTGCGTGGTTTTCTTTGTTCCTCGGCGGGTCGTCTCATCCACTGCGTATCGCTCCTCGTGTCTCCGAGTCCCAGGTTTCTTCAGGTCTCAGGTTCTGGTTGTTCTATGTTTCTCAGGTTCCTGTGTTTAGCTTTTCCCAGTCTAGGTTGTTGTTCCCCTttgcttgttgttttttagtgtttttgtgcAGCCAAACATAAAGACTCACCTTCTGTTAAACGTCCAGCTCCATCTCCgtttgtctgcatttgggtcggCACGCTGTCACCTCCACGCTGTCACCTCCACGCCGTCACCTCCACGCCGTCTGCAGACGTGAAACAGGGCTACAAGAATAAAAGAGATAAACCTTCGTTATGCAAGCCAGAGTCACacaatgatgtcattaaaacGACTTTAATGTTaaacaactttaacattaaagaaACATACATGTCAGgtttaaatgatttttaatgcagtgaagttagaaaaacaacaggaaactttTAAACTTCACACATTTGTAGCTTAAAGATTCAGGATTGTGGGACCTGAATGTGGAAACTAGTTGGACAGTCTGAGTtcatgaataataaataaagaagtCCTGATGTCACATGACTGCAGCGTCCACGGCCTGAGTGCTTCATCTGTTTCTAATCATTCAAACAGAGACAGTGAGCGCAGCAAACACGTGATCATGTATGTTTCTGACATTTATCAACACTGACCGACGAACACGCTGAGCTGATCAGAAACATGTTGATGTTCCTGTTGTGAGCCCATCACAGAGTGTGTTCATGTTCCTGTGAGCTGATGACGTCAGTCAGGATGAAGCTGGACGTGTGCTGCTGCCTGTTAGCAGCCGCTGCTCTGGGCTCTAACGTCACTGCAAGTAAGGAGACTCACGTTTCCTGACTTTATTCACCTGTCAGCAAACACCACACTATAAGGTATCCATGGTAACAGACGTTTATTTCATTGCTCCACAGATTTCATCCATAAAATCCCTGAAGAGAAGCAGCTCATCACTCTGCGCTGTCCTCACTCTGTGGAGGGTAAAGTGAGGTGGAGCAGAGAGAGTGGAGGAAGCAGAGCTGACATACTTACAGCTGATGGAGACGGAGACACGAAACACATCAATGATCCACAGAAACGATACGATTCACAGGCTGACGGGTCTCTGATCATCCTCAGAGCTGCTCTCTCAGACTCTGGCAGATACGTCTGTAACCATGAAGCAGCTGTGGAGCTGACAGTGATCCATCAGGTAACATCTGGCTGCTTTATCTGGTTTCCACATTAAATGTTTCATGTAGAAGTGTGACTTAGATTTACAGTCAAGCTCAAAAGTCTGACAAATAATCCTGATAAATCCATGTAAAGTGGAAACAATCAGGAAGTTTCAGAAACAAAGATACAAACAGTTCACAGCAGTCTGACTGATTATTGTTGGTATTTGATGCTGACCGCTGGTTTGTAAAGCTCAGATTTCCCTCTGTGAGTCCATCTGTTAAAAACGTGACTAATGTGAAGATCTTGAAGTTTATTGAACTTTCTGAGGAATCAAATCGACATCAGTTTGCATACATGAGCTCTGATTTGTAACATTTTTGCTCACAGTTTCTTTATGTCAAACAAACAAGAGGCTCAGGCTGAGAAACAGACATGATTGTTGGTTTCTAATGTGGGACTCTGCTGCACATACAGTTTGCTGACTGCTGTAAAAAATTTTGTGAGCAGCTAAAAACATGAACCGTGATGGAGATTTGATCCCAAACCACCTCCATGATGACTGTAACAGACACAGTAATAATCTCTGAGCTCAGCACTGAGCTGATGATGGTGAAACACTCTCTTTGTATTCATGTACAGGAACTACAACCCTGAGCGCCACAGTAAGGAGCAGCGTCTCTCTGCAATGTCCTGCAGACGTGTCCGAGTCTCCAACATGGACCAGGCGGATCGGTGCAGACACCACGACCATCTTTGGTCACAGCGAGATGGAGGAGCGCGCTCAGCGTTCACCCGTCGAGAACACGCTGACTTTAAGAGACGTTCAGCTCGGCGTCTCTGGTCTGTCCTCCTGTGCTGGGAGAGCAGCGGTTTATCTGAATGTGACCAAAGACCTGACTGACACATCGGAGAAAGGTGCTGTGGCTGCTTTAAAGAGCAAATATGATTGGCCGAAGCTTTAATGTGTCTAACAATGACACATAAAGATGTTTATTTGAAAAACTCTCCCAAAAATGAATCAAGTTTCATTGTTttgtctccttttttaaaatcagcagATGTAAATGAAAGCATGTTTATTCAGCCTCTAATATCAGGCACATCAGTAACAAGCTTAACGTGTGGCTGCTTCTTTGGTGCTTTCAGGTGCATCACGTTGATCTGAGCTGCgttactgtgttttcttccaGGGGCTCATTTTGAGCAGCCCCCTCATCTTCATCACgctcatcctcctcttcatcacgtGGAGatgcagaaataaaagaaaaggtgAACGAGGGAGATGAATTCAAAAACAGTTCAGTTTGTCAGAGAAAGTCTAACCCTGCTGATCCTGGTTCATCACTGATCCTGTTGTTTCACAGAACGAAGtgaaagtgtttgtgctgaGATGAAGCTGCATGTCTCTGTGTGATGAGACACACTTTAAACTTATGCTAACTTTAAACTGCTGCAAGTCTGAGTGCAGCAAGGTCACGCAcaggaaaccagtttgagatgatggGAGCTTTGAGTCAATGAAATTCCAGCTTTTCCAGTATTTTTCTCACTTCCAtggaattaaaaagaaaaagacaaaactgttGAGTGAACAAAAGCTTGTTTTTTCCTAAAGGTGGATCTCATCAGGGTGATGTCACGTACTCGCTCATCGATCGTCCTCCAGCTCTGGGAAACACACCTGTTAAAGCCTGACTTCATTCAGCTCAGAGATATTTGAGGATATAAGGAAATATTCATGTGTGTCTCCTGCAGCGCCGCGAGCCAACACGTGTGTTTACTCTGTGATCAAACTGCACCGACAGGAAGCCTGAAGGTGACTCTCTCCATGTTTCCATGCATTAGTCCGAGTCGTTGATGTTTTAAAGTGATTCCACTCTGCAGGACTTTCACCTGATGATAACGTCACAGAGTCACAGGTGTTTTCTAACCTTCATCATGTGACTTTTCTCTAATTGCAGGAAATCCTCAGGCTCAAACCGTCCACGCCTCCTGCTGCGAGCTTCTGCGACATGTTTCACTTTCAAAATCATTTTGATTCTTGGAAATCAGTCAAATCAAATTAATATTCATTGTGCTGGTTAATAAAACATAACATCGTGTTAACCCTTTGTTtgactttcacacaaacattcagAGGAACAAAGAAATATCTGATTAAAATCTCAGCTCGTCCTTTAAATCTTCATCTGAGAGCTTCCAGCTCCTCATCAGATCCATGTGACACAGCAGACCTGCAGCGGGAGCACGCCTCTTTATTTCCAGGCCGCTGACGCTCCCTGAGTCACTGAGGACgaggaaggagaggaagagCGGTGCAGGGACAGACGAGCGGTGCAGGGACAGACGAGCGGTGCAGGGACAGACGGGCTCGAGGCGCATCGACAGCTCTGCAGCTCCACGTTTGTTCTGAACATGTTCACGCTGCTGGTCTCCTGTCACGTTTGGTTCCTGCTCTCAGGTCTGATCGGCTGCACGGAAAACTCCACAGGTACCAAAACCTCCCGTTGTTCTGTCCTCGTCACACTTTCAGGGAACGCTTTGGTCGGGGAACCACGAGGAAACATTAACACACTTATTCTTATTCATGAGTTTCTTTTGTTGGGTTAAAGTTGGACTGTGCGCGCCTCAGTTTACTTTAGTTTTCTACAGTTGTTGTTTCCAGTTTTGCAAACTTGATCAAATTCACAGTTTGTTTGCACTGTAATCAAAACATCTTTTTGTGTCAAATTtccataaaaacatttttgatttaCTGAAAATGTAATAACTCGCATGTTGTTATAAAAGTGTTCATTGAAAGACGATTATTTCTTTATTGATGCAAAGgaagttaaaaatgaaaaagctgcTCCTGTAAACATCATAAATCCACAGTTCATAACTTTATACGTGTTTAAAGTCAGTGAGTGTAGATTTCCTCTGACAGAGACATCGTTCATCGTCGTGCTCGATAAAACTCTTTCCAGCAAACATTTTGCactatttttgtgtgtttccagTAACGTTGTAATTTTAGACACAGAGCATGTTTCCATGAgataaaagaggaaataaacTGAAGCCGGAGCATCAGCAGGATGTGAGTGTCACGCAGCTTCATCACATCATCTAAATATAGAAGACGAATAACTAAATGTGTCAAAAAATGAGAACCTACAcgagactgtatataaaagatgaccACAGCAACATTTAAACCTTTGCACTGTTTTACATTTGACTTTTAAAGTGTTGTGGACGTCGTCATCTTCAAGTCTTTCAGGCAGAAGTTACCTGTGctagctagcttggttagcaaaCAGCCTCTATGAGAAAGTGATGGACGCTCTGTTAGTGTTTTGTTAACCTCACAGTAAACCACGCTAAGCCTTAATGCAACCTAACCAGGTGAGCTCACCTGTGTCCTGTATTAGTTCAGTCACATTAGAGGACCTGCAGCTGTGTTTAAAGTACATTTACTTTGTCTAAAGTACATTTGTACTGCTTGAGTTTGACAGTTTCAGATGTGTGACCCCGTCCTCTCCCCCAGCAGCGATCTGGTTTTCGGTCCCTGAGAATCACCACGTCTGTCTGCCGTGCAGCAGCTCTGGCAGCTCAGACGTGATctgg
Proteins encoded:
- the LOC134620633 gene encoding uncharacterized protein LOC134620633, whose translation is MKVNIFCCLLACTLGSNVTAGLTHEVFKEGTQVTLRCPHSVEGNVTWSRESGGSRADILTADGDGTIKHINDPQKRYDSQADGSLIILRAALSDSGRYVCKNQTAVELTVIPSENKTTTNTTTTPSITTTPPPPTTATSHKASVTPASPTEAPSAFPVQTFLIGTGLLLLSILILITVYFMWRCRSNRRGDDKQLHVYDEIPAAAELHLINGARLRPAHCLMEQPDSPYSVIGATFSDGNKKGSSQPVDNTYFLLEKPKASRSRPDQFSFT